A portion of the Microbacterium hominis genome contains these proteins:
- a CDS encoding glycosyltransferase, giving the protein MTDDEGARRSSAPLRIGLFADGDFSDPRTNSGVAAGILGGLRAQPDVDVVFAESTAPTRLQKILLRALTIRLPVARWKSASRQNSLARRWRSRARDAVLTRNPDSVDTIVHVRNVYEPAAVPYAAFIDSTFEMAGAWRPWRVSARAREAEERYLRGADEVFTAGRAARESVIADYGVDPTRTFAVGGGANLLPSEEPHRDASADAPLRVLFVGLDLERKGGDVVIEAVRRCRAAGVAVEVTMVGHDGPAGEGITWAGPIWDRAELARLYAVHDVLAHPARHEPYGLVVLEGMGFGLPAVVSDVGSLPDIVDDGSTGLVCHVDAVEEFSEAITLLAENTQMRREMGERASQRARTEHTWDAVARRLTASLREARERAAPSRERTAGRAAATRRATGDRLAMTGYYFANTAVLGLAALLLIPALVLAASPDHWAQIAIGQAVGAVFGILVGMGWTTVGAGLIANVSPTDAAEEYLFSLYARVVLFALVSPVVVFATLLATMNGGVDAVLAALQIALTGIGPGWYFIGRGQPRQWLLMDTVPRAAGSLVAMAIAFTTGSVTAAIGATIVALLVGTALSTLLIARTGESRAVRWRAGFGPRPFAARLRRQSPLIASGLVFSALMVLPLALVNVLLPSLVASFALLDKIQRQAATAISPIVQIAQYALARGDLSDFPARLRAVGFRYFGVTALISVAFVVAGPLLVRLLGAGQIEVPFSAILATAAVIAFTQFEQFATRAMLGNLGILAPIPWMSALGALIGLGLLVPAGSAFGVTGVLSAIALGLLAASIGDVVAYRVATRDRFAVRN; this is encoded by the coding sequence ATGACCGACGATGAGGGAGCCCGCCGATCGAGCGCGCCCCTGCGCATCGGTCTGTTCGCCGACGGGGACTTCTCCGATCCGCGCACGAACTCGGGTGTCGCCGCCGGGATCCTCGGCGGGCTGCGCGCTCAGCCCGACGTCGATGTGGTCTTCGCCGAGAGCACAGCCCCCACACGGCTGCAGAAGATCCTGCTGCGCGCCCTCACGATCCGCCTCCCCGTCGCGCGATGGAAGTCCGCTTCGCGCCAGAACAGCCTCGCTCGGCGATGGCGGTCCCGGGCGCGCGATGCGGTTCTGACGCGGAATCCCGATTCCGTGGACACGATCGTCCATGTGCGGAATGTGTATGAGCCGGCCGCGGTGCCGTATGCCGCGTTCATCGACAGCACGTTCGAGATGGCGGGAGCGTGGCGCCCCTGGCGGGTGTCAGCCCGGGCGCGCGAGGCGGAGGAGCGGTATCTGCGCGGCGCCGACGAGGTCTTCACGGCGGGGCGCGCCGCCCGGGAGAGTGTGATCGCTGACTACGGAGTCGATCCCACACGCACGTTCGCCGTGGGCGGCGGCGCGAACCTCCTCCCTTCGGAAGAGCCGCACCGAGACGCCTCGGCGGACGCGCCCCTGCGAGTGCTGTTCGTGGGACTCGACCTCGAGCGCAAGGGCGGCGACGTCGTGATCGAGGCGGTCCGGCGCTGCCGCGCCGCTGGTGTCGCCGTCGAGGTCACGATGGTGGGGCACGACGGACCCGCGGGGGAGGGGATCACCTGGGCCGGGCCGATCTGGGATCGCGCGGAGCTCGCACGCCTGTATGCCGTGCACGACGTGCTCGCCCATCCCGCCCGACATGAGCCATATGGCCTCGTCGTGCTCGAGGGGATGGGGTTCGGTCTGCCGGCCGTCGTCTCTGATGTCGGGTCTCTTCCCGACATCGTTGATGACGGCTCGACCGGGCTTGTCTGCCATGTCGACGCGGTGGAGGAGTTCAGCGAGGCCATCACCCTCCTCGCGGAGAACACCCAGATGCGTCGGGAGATGGGGGAACGGGCATCTCAGCGCGCACGCACCGAGCACACGTGGGATGCCGTTGCTCGTCGCCTTACGGCTTCGCTGCGGGAGGCGCGGGAGCGTGCAGCGCCGTCGCGGGAGCGCACCGCAGGACGCGCTGCGGCCACGCGGAGGGCGACCGGGGACCGCCTCGCGATGACCGGCTACTACTTCGCGAACACCGCCGTGCTCGGCCTCGCAGCGCTGCTTCTCATCCCCGCCCTCGTGCTCGCGGCGTCGCCCGACCACTGGGCGCAGATCGCGATCGGGCAGGCGGTCGGAGCGGTCTTCGGAATCCTCGTGGGGATGGGATGGACCACGGTGGGCGCAGGGCTGATCGCCAACGTCTCGCCCACCGACGCGGCCGAGGAGTACCTCTTCTCCCTGTACGCGCGCGTGGTGCTCTTCGCCCTCGTCTCGCCGGTCGTCGTGTTCGCGACGCTGCTTGCGACCATGAATGGGGGAGTGGATGCCGTCCTCGCCGCCCTCCAGATCGCTCTGACCGGAATCGGGCCGGGCTGGTACTTCATCGGGCGCGGTCAGCCCCGGCAATGGCTGCTGATGGACACCGTGCCGCGCGCGGCCGGGAGTCTCGTCGCGATGGCGATCGCTTTCACGACGGGGTCGGTCACGGCGGCGATCGGTGCCACGATCGTCGCGCTCCTCGTCGGAACGGCGCTGTCGACGTTGCTCATCGCGCGGACGGGAGAGTCCAGGGCTGTCCGATGGCGCGCGGGGTTCGGACCACGGCCGTTCGCGGCGAGACTGCGTCGCCAGTCTCCGCTCATCGCCTCGGGGCTGGTCTTCTCGGCATTGATGGTGCTGCCGCTCGCGCTCGTGAACGTCCTCCTGCCGTCCCTTGTGGCGAGCTTCGCGCTTCTGGACAAGATCCAGCGCCAGGCGGCCACGGCAATCTCGCCGATCGTCCAGATCGCGCAGTATGCGCTCGCGAGAGGCGATCTCTCGGACTTCCCCGCTCGGCTGCGCGCAGTGGGGTTCCGCTACTTCGGCGTCACCGCCCTGATCAGCGTGGCGTTCGTCGTCGCGGGTCCCCTGCTGGTGCGTCTGCTGGGCGCCGGGCAGATCGAGGTGCCGTTCTCCGCGATCCTCGCGACGGCCGCGGTGATCGCCTTCACGCAGTTCGAGCAGTTCGCAACGCGCGCGATGCTCGGCAATCTCGGCATCCTCGCGCCGATTCCGTGGATGTCGGCGCTGGGCGCCTTGATCGGCCTCGGTCTCCTCGTGCCCGCGGGTTCCGCCTTCGGTGTCACGGGTGTGCTGTCTGCGATCGCACTCGGGCTCCTGGCGGCCAGCATCGGCGACGTCGTCGCCTATCGTGTGGCCACGCGCGACCGTTTCGCCGTGAGGAACTGA
- a CDS encoding winged helix-turn-helix transcriptional regulator, producing MGAGAGRQRRTERRAAPRGAAQPNGAPEPSGVREVLARVGDKWTLLVVATLRGGRLRFSELQRHIPGISQRMLTLTVRQLERDGLVSRTVHAEVPPRRVRTHRPRHHPVGARHRPG from the coding sequence ATGGGCGCCGGCGCGGGAAGGCAACGTCGGACTGAACGACGCGCCGCGCCGCGCGGTGCGGCTCAGCCGAACGGCGCCCCCGAGCCGAGCGGCGTGCGCGAGGTGCTCGCGCGGGTGGGCGACAAATGGACCCTGCTCGTCGTGGCCACCCTCCGCGGCGGCAGGCTCCGCTTCTCGGAGCTGCAGCGGCACATCCCGGGCATCTCCCAGCGCATGCTGACCCTGACCGTCCGCCAACTCGAGCGCGACGGCCTCGTCTCGCGCACCGTGCACGCCGAGGTTCCCCCGCGTCGAGTACGAACTCACCGACCTCGGCACCACCCTGTTGGGGCACGCCATCGCCCTGGGTGA
- a CDS encoding acyltransferase family protein — translation MAAPPVSRIEWMDVLRGTSIVLVVFNHAVLFTGTSALGAPEAAWIANTVFAPARMPLMVFLSGLLVAPSLARGWQRFAAGKVRRVLWPYLVWSAIAIGLLYAFGLREGVIGGVTEHTVSAADLLLPLYDPVEHLWFLYDLFFFYLIALVTARVPPLWIAGAALLAAAIVPDFGVRRFTLLLAFFMVGVWFSRHPGSLERVLTAKSVLWAGVAVAARWVLWGGVILTLGTVAAAALGVGLRYSALSAPFAAGSIVIAIVLARRWGGLRAFRPLRAVGRDSLVFYIVHWWPTSAGVALGGLTGNAWIALVCGMAGGLGAGVATVWMLRLAPPLNILFAWPARPPRPLTATSVTTPATTPVTTPVTTPAAEHRADADARPTDPDPAATHDERGVT, via the coding sequence ATGGCAGCTCCTCCGGTCTCCCGCATCGAATGGATGGACGTCCTTCGAGGAACGTCGATCGTGCTCGTCGTGTTCAACCACGCGGTGCTGTTCACGGGAACGAGCGCGCTGGGAGCGCCCGAGGCCGCGTGGATCGCCAACACGGTCTTCGCACCGGCGCGCATGCCGCTCATGGTCTTCCTCTCCGGACTCCTGGTCGCCCCGTCGCTGGCGCGCGGGTGGCAGAGGTTCGCCGCCGGCAAGGTGCGCCGCGTGCTCTGGCCGTACCTGGTGTGGTCGGCGATCGCGATCGGACTGCTCTACGCGTTCGGACTCCGCGAGGGCGTGATCGGCGGCGTCACCGAGCACACGGTCAGCGCCGCCGACCTCCTGCTGCCGCTGTACGACCCGGTCGAGCACCTGTGGTTCCTCTACGACCTGTTCTTCTTCTACCTGATCGCCCTGGTCACGGCCCGCGTCCCGCCACTGTGGATCGCGGGGGCGGCGCTGCTGGCGGCGGCGATCGTGCCGGACTTCGGCGTTCGCCGCTTCACGCTGTTGCTCGCGTTCTTCATGGTGGGCGTGTGGTTCTCACGGCATCCCGGATCGCTCGAGCGGGTTCTCACGGCCAAGTCCGTGCTGTGGGCGGGCGTTGCGGTCGCGGCACGCTGGGTGCTGTGGGGCGGCGTCATCCTCACCCTCGGCACCGTCGCGGCCGCCGCGCTCGGCGTCGGCCTGCGCTACAGCGCGCTCTCGGCCCCGTTCGCCGCCGGCTCCATCGTGATCGCCATCGTGCTCGCCCGGCGCTGGGGCGGTCTGCGGGCCTTCCGCCCCCTGCGCGCCGTCGGCCGCGACAGCCTCGTCTTCTACATCGTCCACTGGTGGCCCACATCGGCCGGAGTCGCCCTCGGCGGCCTGACCGGCAATGCCTGGATCGCGCTGGTGTGCGGGATGGCGGGCGGCCTCGGCGCGGGCGTCGCGACGGTGTGGATGCTTCGCCTCGCGCCCCCGCTGAACATCCTCTTCGCGTGGCCGGCGCGCCCGCCGCGGCCGCTGACCGCAACGTCGGTCACAACGCCGGCCACGACGCCGGTCACGACGCCGGTCACGACGCCGGCCGCCGAGCACCGCGCGGACGCCGATGCCCGTCCCACAGATCCCGATCCAGCAGCCACCCATGATGAAAGGGGCGTGACATGA
- a CDS encoding lipopolysaccharide biosynthesis protein: MSAPGNLAHRASRGIAVTMGGMWGKTLIQMAAIMLLGRLLSPEDFGLVAMVTAISGIIDLVRDFGLTGAIIQAREISERAWRSLFWLALGLGTLMGAILAACAPLIAVLYDEPQLVLITLVIAPSLIVNGLSMPLQARATRELRFAMLARIDVVSMVGGVIVAITAGLLGWGYWALILLVGTGIIVRLVMLWAAVRPSPGWPRIHRDVVPLVTRGGSIFGAELLNYIERNADTVIIGQQLGPAVLGQYSRAYALFLMPLQQLNGPIGRVALPVLSKLQDDADRYRRYIRGALLVIGYLTLPTYAILATISGPLFAILLGPGWDEAAMLFSILAIAGIAQGIGKVRGWLFITMGRSHQQLLYDLVARPLVVAGFVFGIWWGGIVGLTVTYGVLSALLLIPGFAFAIRGTFVKAGDIIYPVLRPLVFALLAFGAAFAATRAVDLIAIFEILVGGAAGVLVLGPLLLIPAYRRDFAQIMGFVKQMRKPKGGKDAAADAPSPAESALVEEGLRMDAATPAELRDAEVAAERIEHPGR, translated from the coding sequence ATGAGCGCTCCGGGCAACCTCGCGCACCGCGCGTCGCGCGGCATCGCCGTGACGATGGGCGGCATGTGGGGAAAGACGCTCATCCAGATGGCGGCGATCATGCTGCTCGGGCGCCTCCTCTCGCCCGAGGACTTCGGCCTGGTCGCCATGGTGACCGCGATCTCGGGGATCATCGACCTCGTCCGCGACTTCGGGCTCACCGGCGCGATCATCCAGGCGCGGGAGATCTCGGAGCGCGCGTGGCGGAGCCTGTTCTGGCTGGCCCTCGGGCTCGGCACGCTCATGGGAGCGATCCTCGCGGCGTGCGCCCCGCTCATCGCGGTGCTGTACGACGAGCCGCAGCTGGTGCTCATCACCCTCGTCATCGCGCCGAGTCTCATCGTGAACGGACTGTCGATGCCGTTGCAGGCCCGCGCGACGCGGGAGCTGCGCTTCGCGATGCTGGCCCGCATCGACGTCGTGTCGATGGTGGGCGGGGTGATCGTGGCGATCACCGCGGGCCTCCTCGGCTGGGGGTACTGGGCGCTCATCCTGCTGGTCGGCACGGGGATCATCGTGCGATTGGTCATGCTGTGGGCGGCCGTCCGTCCGTCGCCCGGCTGGCCCCGCATCCATCGGGATGTCGTGCCTCTGGTCACCCGCGGCGGGAGCATCTTCGGCGCCGAGCTGCTGAACTACATCGAGCGCAATGCCGACACCGTCATCATCGGCCAGCAGCTCGGCCCTGCCGTGCTCGGCCAGTACTCGCGCGCCTACGCCCTCTTCCTCATGCCTTTGCAGCAGCTGAACGGGCCGATCGGCCGCGTCGCCCTGCCGGTGCTCAGCAAGCTGCAGGACGACGCCGACCGCTACCGCCGGTACATCCGCGGTGCGCTGCTGGTGATCGGCTACCTCACCCTCCCGACGTACGCGATCCTCGCCACCATCTCGGGGCCGCTGTTCGCGATCCTCCTCGGCCCGGGGTGGGACGAGGCCGCCATGCTCTTCAGCATCCTCGCGATCGCCGGCATCGCGCAGGGCATCGGCAAGGTGCGCGGCTGGCTGTTCATCACGATGGGCCGCTCGCACCAGCAGCTCCTCTACGACCTGGTCGCGCGGCCGCTCGTGGTCGCCGGCTTCGTCTTCGGCATCTGGTGGGGCGGCATCGTCGGACTGACGGTCACCTACGGCGTGCTGTCGGCGCTGCTGCTGATCCCCGGGTTCGCGTTCGCGATCCGCGGCACGTTCGTGAAGGCCGGCGACATCATCTACCCGGTGCTGCGCCCGCTGGTGTTCGCGCTGCTCGCCTTCGGCGCCGCCTTCGCCGCGACCCGCGCGGTCGACCTCATCGCGATCTTCGAGATCCTCGTGGGCGGCGCCGCGGGCGTGCTCGTGCTCGGCCCGCTGCTGCTGATCCCCGCCTACCGCCGCGACTTCGCGCAGATCATGGGCTTCGTGAAGCAGATGCGCAAGCCCAAGGGCGGGAAGGATGCCGCGGCCGACGCGCCTTCGCCCGCGGAGTCCGCGCTCGTCGAGGAGGGGCTCCGAATGGATGCCGCGACCCCGGCCGAGCTGCGCGATGCCGAGGTCGCCGCCGAGCGCATCGAGCACCCGGGACGCTGA
- a CDS encoding formylglycine-generating enzyme family protein has product MGNDDAIPEAGCGDACGCGAPSREQFVALTSRVDAAPTAPATGGRHRIEQALVPAGTFTMGDSSGDRNPGDGEVPQHEVELDGFSIDATSVTNDDFARFVADTGYRTEAETFGFSAVFHLALAAPPGDIMGPAAGTPWWAGVRGADWRHPGGRDSDLDGLGDHPVVHVSHTDALAYCAWAGRRLPTEAEWEYAARGGLEARTYPWGDERPDAGGTWRANIWQGVFPRTNTLDDGYLTTAPVRTYAPNGYGLWQPVGNVWEWCADWFDPGYYAISPRRNPTGPPQGQARVLRGGSHLCHDSYCNRYRNSARSQNTPDSSMGNAGFRTVGL; this is encoded by the coding sequence ATGGGCAACGACGACGCGATCCCGGAGGCCGGCTGCGGTGACGCGTGCGGCTGCGGCGCTCCGTCGCGGGAGCAGTTCGTCGCGCTCACTTCCCGAGTGGATGCCGCGCCCACCGCGCCCGCGACGGGCGGCCGTCACCGCATCGAGCAGGCCCTTGTGCCGGCCGGGACGTTCACCATGGGCGACTCGTCGGGCGACCGCAACCCCGGCGACGGCGAGGTGCCGCAGCACGAGGTCGAGCTCGACGGCTTCTCGATCGACGCGACCTCGGTGACCAACGACGACTTCGCGCGCTTCGTCGCCGACACCGGGTACCGCACCGAGGCGGAGACGTTCGGCTTCTCCGCGGTGTTCCACCTCGCGCTCGCGGCTCCTCCCGGCGACATCATGGGCCCGGCCGCGGGCACGCCCTGGTGGGCCGGCGTCCGCGGTGCGGACTGGCGTCATCCGGGCGGTCGCGACTCCGACCTCGACGGTCTCGGCGACCACCCGGTCGTGCACGTGAGCCACACCGACGCGCTGGCGTACTGTGCCTGGGCGGGGCGGCGGCTTCCCACCGAGGCGGAGTGGGAGTACGCCGCGCGGGGCGGACTGGAGGCGCGCACGTATCCGTGGGGCGACGAGCGGCCCGACGCGGGCGGCACGTGGCGCGCCAACATCTGGCAGGGCGTGTTCCCGCGGACCAACACCCTCGACGACGGCTACCTGACCACCGCGCCGGTGCGCACGTACGCGCCCAACGGGTACGGACTGTGGCAGCCCGTCGGCAACGTGTGGGAGTGGTGCGCCGACTGGTTCGATCCGGGCTACTACGCGATCTCGCCGCGCCGCAATCCGACCGGACCGCCGCAGGGCCAGGCCCGTGTGCTGCGGGGCGGCAGTCACCTGTGCCACGACTCGTACTGCAATCGCTACCGCAACTCCGCGCGCTCGCAGAACACCCCCGACTCGTCGATGGGCAACGCCGGCTTCCGCACCGTCGGCCTCTGA
- a CDS encoding S8 family serine peptidase: protein MKWGHDGGARHRTAGLLVSAAMAVALLGGGSAAASAAEPAGDYTVSFRSPGALDAAIAGLSTPPDAVYTSVVKGFSGSLTSAELAALRASSGVRGIAANTVVTGAAQTITPAIGTVEADLPPTSAPTAGAWGGPGLVIIDSGVSEHTDLNVARQINCFDTGDGTDANGHGTGVAGAAAAINNTVGLVGVAAGAPITSVRVLDSKLQGTLATLMCGLEWVMENHERYDIAVMNMSMQFKQPDDGDCGFTNGDPIHQAICALVDDGVVIVAAAGNSTRDLAEYSPGNYDEVITVTNMADYDGRPGSLAPRACTESTAPADDNINPKSNWAVSAADRGHTIAAPGTCPYTTKKGNRYGYIASGTSMAAAVMSGVVLACFDEGSCAGRTPDQVFDVLESQAQTAATTRGQRFGGDPLSPVSGRYYGWLASTVPSGSAPPITPTPSPTPSPTPTPSPTPSPTPSPTPTPTPSPSPTPSPSPTPTPTPTPAPDTQAPTAVITSPTSGSTVSGNVTVVVSASDDVGVTGVTLWSGSTRLGTLARQADGTWRATLPSANYPNATYPVHARATDAAGNTGLSPTITLTLRN from the coding sequence ATGAAGTGGGGACACGATGGGGGGGCCCGGCATCGCACCGCCGGGCTTCTGGTCAGCGCGGCGATGGCCGTCGCGCTGCTGGGGGGTGGTTCCGCGGCCGCATCGGCGGCGGAGCCCGCGGGCGACTACACGGTGAGCTTCCGCTCGCCGGGCGCCCTCGACGCGGCGATCGCAGGCCTGTCGACGCCGCCCGACGCCGTGTACACGAGCGTCGTCAAGGGGTTCTCCGGGTCGCTGACGTCGGCCGAACTGGCGGCGCTGCGCGCGTCGTCGGGGGTGCGGGGGATCGCGGCCAACACGGTGGTCACGGGCGCGGCGCAGACGATCACGCCGGCGATCGGCACGGTGGAGGCCGATCTTCCTCCGACGAGCGCGCCCACGGCCGGCGCCTGGGGCGGCCCGGGCCTCGTGATCATCGATTCCGGCGTGAGCGAGCACACCGACCTGAACGTCGCACGGCAGATCAACTGCTTCGACACGGGCGATGGAACGGATGCCAATGGACACGGCACCGGGGTCGCGGGCGCCGCGGCGGCGATCAACAACACGGTGGGACTGGTCGGCGTCGCCGCGGGCGCGCCGATCACGTCGGTGCGGGTGCTCGACAGCAAGCTGCAGGGGACTCTCGCCACCCTCATGTGCGGGCTCGAGTGGGTCATGGAGAACCACGAGCGCTACGACATCGCCGTGATGAACATGAGCATGCAGTTCAAACAGCCCGATGACGGCGACTGCGGCTTCACGAACGGCGATCCGATCCACCAGGCGATCTGCGCACTCGTCGATGACGGCGTGGTGATCGTCGCCGCGGCGGGGAACTCGACGCGCGACCTCGCGGAGTACTCGCCGGGCAACTACGACGAAGTGATCACGGTCACCAACATGGCCGACTACGACGGCCGGCCCGGCTCGCTCGCCCCGCGCGCGTGCACGGAGTCGACCGCGCCCGCCGATGACAACATCAACCCGAAGAGCAACTGGGCGGTGTCCGCCGCTGATCGTGGACACACGATCGCGGCGCCCGGCACCTGTCCCTACACGACCAAGAAGGGCAATCGGTACGGCTACATCGCCTCGGGCACCTCGATGGCGGCTGCCGTGATGTCGGGGGTCGTCCTGGCGTGCTTCGACGAGGGCTCGTGCGCCGGCCGCACCCCGGACCAGGTGTTCGACGTGCTCGAGAGCCAGGCGCAGACGGCGGCGACCACGCGCGGTCAGCGGTTCGGTGGCGATCCGCTGAGCCCGGTCTCGGGCCGGTACTACGGCTGGCTCGCCTCGACCGTGCCGTCGGGGTCGGCGCCTCCGATCACGCCGACGCCTAGTCCGACGCCGAGTCCGACGCCGACGCCGAGTCCGACGCCGAGTCCGACGCCGAGTCCGACGCCGACGCCGACGCCGAGTCCGAGTCCGACGCCCTCTCCGAGTCCGACGCCCACCCCGACGCCGACGCCGGCGCCGGACACGCAGGCGCCGACGGCCGTGATCACGTCCCCCACCAGCGGATCGACCGTGTCGGGCAACGTGACCGTGGTCGTGTCCGCGAGCGACGACGTCGGCGTGACCGGCGTGACGCTGTGGTCGGGCTCGACGCGCCTCGGCACCCTCGCGCGGCAGGCCGACGGCACCTGGCGGGCGACGCTGCCGTCGGCAAACTATCCGAACGCGACGTACCCGGTGCACGCGCGGGCCACCGACGCCGCCGGCAACACCGGACTCAGCCCGACGATCACCCTCACCCTCCGCAACTGA
- a CDS encoding acyltransferase, with the protein MSRGRDALRSILDWRTYAQALRLAHFSSYSFVRQVRLLQRGEGVSMAPNVSFRNAERITIGAGTHIGEFSLLWAGNSRGRIDIGEKVLFAPHVMVTASNYGIERGPVPIMDQPKVEDDVVIGAGAWLGANVVVLAGVTIGEGAVVAAGAVVTKDVPAFAIAGGVPARVIGERPSGGDERA; encoded by the coding sequence GTGAGCCGGGGGCGCGACGCGCTGCGGTCGATCCTGGACTGGCGCACGTACGCGCAGGCCCTGCGGCTCGCGCACTTCAGCAGCTACTCCTTCGTGCGGCAGGTGCGCCTGCTCCAGCGGGGAGAAGGCGTGTCGATGGCCCCGAACGTGTCGTTCCGCAACGCGGAGCGGATCACGATCGGCGCCGGCACGCACATCGGCGAGTTCAGCCTCCTGTGGGCGGGCAACTCGAGGGGCCGTATCGACATCGGCGAGAAGGTGCTCTTCGCGCCGCATGTCATGGTGACGGCATCCAACTACGGGATCGAACGCGGACCCGTGCCCATCATGGATCAGCCCAAGGTCGAAGACGACGTGGTGATCGGCGCCGGAGCGTGGCTCGGCGCGAATGTCGTGGTGCTGGCGGGGGTGACGATCGGCGAGGGAGCGGTCGTCGCCGCCGGCGCCGTCGTGACCAAGGACGTTCCTGCGTTCGCGATCGCCGGAGGGGTTCCGGCACGCGTGATCGGCGAGCGCCCGTCAGGGGGAGACGAAAGGGCATGA
- a CDS encoding wax ester/triacylglycerol synthase family O-acyltransferase encodes MNGAPARTAELISSLDEKYVANEVTFAAMQAAATVIVDAAALRGPDGTLDRAAIRRRIEKLSWFAPAMRQRLVYTPLRLTTPAWVPVAAIDLDHHVRFRDGIEPDDPTRVELFTGRLSPTMDLKRPLWDLEFVELDSGRVAVIMRYHHVVGDALYGLRIGEVLAGTAPLADPPEPGDAERAALGIPPRGGLEVLSLAFAQWRARHDGVGAMWRAYSRKPFRMRLRRWGGRLLRPLKNALLRRSGTVGGAGAGRVSAYGVVDLTGATKRAYKLGGTVNDLVAAATLHAMAAQRPGRETVSLLVPISRRGAGDDRVRNAISVVKVSVPGSATLEEIVPSVRAQVQFAVDAGGSVVEGPADQLGYATSMTWGMAERFFAGAAAVQTVTGWPAGDPRDEVAVLACAYRRDLVISVTVRDTVDLPALMASLREALTFVPAPAAKRAAA; translated from the coding sequence ATGAACGGCGCCCCTGCCCGCACGGCCGAGCTGATCAGCTCGCTCGACGAGAAGTACGTGGCCAACGAGGTGACGTTCGCGGCGATGCAGGCCGCGGCGACGGTGATCGTGGATGCCGCCGCCCTGCGCGGCCCGGACGGGACGCTCGATCGCGCAGCGATCCGCCGTCGCATCGAGAAGCTCAGCTGGTTCGCCCCGGCGATGCGCCAGCGCCTCGTGTACACGCCGCTGCGCCTCACGACCCCCGCGTGGGTGCCGGTCGCGGCGATCGACCTGGATCACCACGTGCGCTTCCGCGACGGCATCGAGCCCGACGACCCCACCCGCGTGGAGCTGTTCACGGGGCGGCTGAGCCCCACGATGGACCTCAAGCGACCGCTGTGGGACCTCGAGTTCGTCGAGCTCGACTCCGGCCGCGTCGCCGTGATCATGCGGTACCACCACGTCGTCGGCGACGCGCTCTACGGCCTGCGCATCGGCGAGGTGCTGGCGGGGACCGCGCCGCTGGCCGACCCGCCGGAGCCCGGGGATGCCGAACGCGCCGCGCTCGGCATCCCGCCGCGCGGCGGACTCGAGGTGCTGAGTCTCGCGTTCGCGCAGTGGCGGGCGCGGCACGACGGCGTCGGCGCGATGTGGCGGGCGTATTCGCGCAAGCCGTTCCGCATGCGCCTTCGGCGGTGGGGCGGACGCCTGCTGCGGCCGCTCAAGAACGCGCTTCTGCGGCGGTCCGGCACCGTGGGCGGCGCCGGCGCCGGGCGCGTGTCGGCGTACGGTGTCGTCGACCTCACCGGCGCCACCAAGCGGGCGTACAAGCTCGGCGGCACCGTCAACGACCTCGTCGCGGCGGCCACCCTGCACGCGATGGCCGCGCAGCGGCCCGGGCGCGAGACCGTGTCGCTGCTGGTGCCGATCTCGCGACGCGGTGCCGGCGACGACCGGGTGCGCAACGCCATCAGCGTCGTGAAGGTGAGCGTGCCGGGGTCGGCGACCCTCGAGGAGATCGTGCCGAGCGTGCGTGCGCAGGTGCAGTTCGCCGTGGATGCCGGCGGCTCGGTCGTCGAGGGTCCGGCCGATCAGCTGGGCTACGCCACGTCGATGACGTGGGGGATGGCCGAGCGCTTCTTCGCCGGTGCCGCGGCGGTGCAGACGGTCACGGGGTGGCCGGCGGGCGACCCGCGCGACGAGGTCGCGGTGCTCGCATGCGCCTACCGCCGCGACCTCGTGATCAGCGTGACCGTGCGCGACACCGTCGACCTGCCCGCGCTCATGGCATCGCTGCGCGAGGCGCTCACCTTCGTGCCGGCGCCCGCCGCGAAGCGGGCCGCCGCGTGA